The Shewanella japonica genome has a window encoding:
- a CDS encoding uracil-DNA glycosylase family protein, translating to MTQAQIDIISQQIKQCRLCESRLAHGVNPVVQIHSKAKILIAGQAPGLAVHQSGIPFNDASGDRLRDWLGIDKAVFYDPEKVAILPMGFCYPGKGKSGDLPPLKICAQTWREHVLAELTHIKLTVLVGKYAQDYHLNETKQSLTQTVQDWQKYPDSILPLPHPSPRNNIWLAKNPWFAEKLLPELKRRVNQALAMSPI from the coding sequence ATGACACAAGCTCAAATTGACATCATATCCCAGCAGATCAAGCAATGCCGTTTATGTGAATCAAGGTTAGCCCATGGTGTTAATCCTGTGGTACAGATCCATTCGAAGGCGAAAATCTTAATTGCAGGGCAAGCTCCTGGGCTTGCTGTGCATCAATCAGGTATTCCTTTTAATGACGCTAGTGGAGATAGACTAAGGGACTGGTTAGGCATAGATAAGGCTGTATTCTACGATCCCGAAAAAGTCGCTATTCTCCCCATGGGCTTTTGTTATCCAGGAAAGGGCAAAAGTGGCGATTTACCGCCGTTAAAAATATGTGCGCAAACTTGGCGAGAACACGTTTTAGCAGAGTTGACTCACATTAAGCTGACCGTACTTGTTGGTAAATATGCTCAAGACTATCATTTAAATGAAACCAAACAGTCTTTAACGCAAACAGTACAAGACTGGCAAAAATACCCCGATTCAATTCTGCCTTTACCTCACCCAAGTCCAAGAAATAATATATGGTTGGCAAAAAATCCGTGGTTTGCCGAGAAATTGTTACCTGAGCTCAAGCGTCGAGTCAATCAAGCGCTCGCGATGTCGCCTATATAA
- a CDS encoding leucine-rich repeat-containing protein kinase family protein: MHTLAQLQSGELKQQHIKRLQIAEQLTTFPLEILTLSDSLEVLDLSNNRLSSLPDEFACLAELKILFLSFNCFTEIPSVIAQCPKLEMIGFKANQIESVPENCFPVDTRWLILTDNQITHLPESMGQLHRLKKCALAGNVITQLPDSMQNCHELELLRISANKLASVPDWLLSLPKLAWLAFSGNPVTQSSETHADFLQASMSEFVLGDQLGQGASGVIYQAQWNKAQLDSAQTSSHQTVALKMFKGAVTSDGYPKDELHCCLTAGEHPNLIKVLAQIAEGDDLGLVMEIIPSGYYNLGLPPSLITCTRDTFADEMSISLDSIIKVMASMAGALAHLHQQKVSHGDIYAHNTMIDDSANILFGDFGAATDLNKLSVSQVNQMQAIEVRAFGNMLEDLLGHYSQSSLHESSDLADKTLFTSLLLLTEQCLNNSVSQRPSFNELAQQISSLR, from the coding sequence TTGCACACGCTAGCTCAATTACAGTCCGGTGAATTAAAACAGCAACACATCAAGCGATTACAAATAGCAGAGCAATTAACGACATTTCCGTTAGAGATTTTAACCTTGTCGGACTCTTTGGAAGTGCTTGATCTTTCAAATAACCGACTAAGCAGTTTACCTGATGAGTTTGCTTGCTTAGCTGAGCTTAAAATTCTGTTCCTTTCATTTAATTGTTTTACCGAAATCCCATCTGTCATTGCTCAGTGCCCTAAACTTGAAATGATTGGCTTTAAAGCCAATCAAATTGAATCGGTACCAGAGAATTGCTTTCCGGTTGATACCCGCTGGCTTATTTTGACTGACAATCAAATCACCCATTTACCAGAGTCAATGGGGCAATTACATCGCTTAAAGAAGTGTGCTTTAGCAGGGAATGTGATTACTCAATTACCCGATTCAATGCAGAACTGTCATGAACTTGAGTTACTGAGAATATCGGCCAACAAGTTAGCAAGTGTACCTGATTGGTTATTAAGTCTCCCAAAGCTTGCTTGGCTGGCATTTAGTGGAAACCCTGTGACGCAAAGTAGCGAAACTCATGCAGACTTTTTACAAGCAAGCATGTCTGAATTTGTATTAGGCGATCAATTAGGTCAAGGCGCTTCAGGGGTGATATATCAAGCTCAATGGAACAAGGCGCAATTGGATAGTGCTCAAACGTCTAGTCATCAAACCGTTGCGTTAAAGATGTTTAAAGGGGCTGTTACGTCAGATGGATACCCAAAAGATGAGCTTCATTGTTGCTTAACCGCAGGTGAACATCCAAATCTGATTAAAGTGTTAGCGCAAATTGCTGAGGGGGATGACTTAGGTTTAGTTATGGAGATTATCCCTTCTGGTTATTATAATTTAGGTTTACCACCATCGTTAATTACCTGCACACGAGATACCTTTGCCGATGAAATGAGTATCTCACTGGATAGCATTATAAAGGTTATGGCGAGCATGGCTGGTGCATTAGCCCATTTGCATCAACAAAAAGTCAGTCATGGCGATATTTATGCGCACAATACTATGATAGATGACAGTGCAAATATTCTGTTCGGTGACTTTGGTGCCGCGACGGATTTAAATAAATTATCTGTATCGCAAGTCAATCAAATGCAAGCAATAGAAGTGAGAGCCTTTGGCAATATGTTAGAAGATCTTCTCGGACATTACAGTCAATCTTCTTTACATGAAAGTAGTGACTTGGCTGACAAAACGCTATTCACGTCGTTATTATTATTGACAGAACAATGTTTAAATAACTCAGTGAGTCAGCGCCCAAGTTTCAACGAACTCGCTCAACAAATATCAAGTTTACGTTAA
- the yqfB gene encoding N(4)-acetylcytidine aminohydrolase: protein MPELTPISFFSRFEEDILSGAKTITLRDESEAHFIEGETLSVSTFEDERWFCNIKVISIKKVAFHQLDDTHAMQENMPLDMLKSLIQEVYPGVEQLYEIKFSLV from the coding sequence ATGCCTGAACTAACCCCTATTAGCTTTTTTAGTCGCTTTGAAGAAGATATTTTATCTGGTGCAAAAACGATTACCTTACGAGATGAATCTGAAGCTCATTTCATCGAAGGCGAAACCCTCAGTGTGTCGACATTTGAAGACGAACGCTGGTTTTGCAATATTAAGGTTATTTCGATAAAGAAAGTGGCATTTCATCAGCTAGATGACACTCACGCTATGCAAGAGAATATGCCTTTAGACATGCTGAAATCACTCATACAAGAAGTTTACCCAGGCGTTGAACAACTTTATGAAATCAAATTTAGTCTGGTTTAA
- a CDS encoding SGNH/GDSL hydrolase family protein, which produces MHYLSLLLLWPVYLVQAIWVKKTTLPLPEATGLREGVDNLAPHDGSLNQALNQTVDPLNLLIVGDSAAAGVGVETQQQALTGQILSHLKSRHSGVNTHHIRQVHWQLIAKSGSNTQACVNHLNKVIPDNSSKNIDIAVLSLGVNDVLSPITSSTWILHIKQLCDLLKSKLNCQHIIITAVPPMEAFPALPQPFRWFLGARAAEFNLALQLWVSKSDLPCELLNMRESLTDAVMAEDGFHPSAEVYQHWGKMVVDLIEVNQNQQVG; this is translated from the coding sequence ATGCATTACCTTAGTTTATTACTGCTTTGGCCTGTCTATCTCGTGCAGGCCATTTGGGTAAAAAAAACGACATTACCATTACCAGAAGCAACAGGACTGCGAGAAGGAGTCGATAATCTAGCGCCTCATGATGGCTCATTAAATCAGGCATTAAATCAAACAGTCGACCCATTAAACCTACTCATTGTCGGTGACTCTGCCGCTGCTGGCGTAGGAGTGGAAACCCAACAACAGGCGCTTACTGGGCAAATTCTGTCTCATTTAAAATCACGTCATTCGGGTGTTAACACCCATCACATTCGTCAAGTTCATTGGCAATTGATTGCTAAAAGCGGTAGCAATACTCAAGCGTGTGTAAATCACCTTAATAAAGTGATCCCTGATAACAGCTCAAAAAATATAGATATCGCGGTATTATCCTTAGGCGTTAATGATGTACTAAGCCCCATTACAAGCAGCACTTGGATTCTACACATTAAGCAACTTTGCGATTTATTAAAAAGCAAACTTAATTGCCAACACATTATAATTACCGCAGTGCCGCCGATGGAGGCTTTTCCTGCTTTACCGCAACCTTTTCGTTGGTTTTTAGGCGCACGCGCCGCTGAATTTAATCTCGCTTTACAACTTTGGGTATCAAAAAGCGATTTACCCTGTGAACTATTAAATATGCGCGAATCGCTCACTGATGCGGTCATGGCTGAAGATGGTTTTCACCCTAGTGCTGAGGTTTATCAACACTGGGGTAAAATGGTGGTCGACCTCATCGAAGTGAACCAAAATCAACAAGTCGGTTAA
- a CDS encoding alcohol dehydrogenase family protein has protein sequence MSPISTSLPPTMSGIQLLGHGGPEVLALNNDIAVPSFTDEDVVIKVLATGVNNTDINTRTAWYSKSDADSDDASWSGNALTFPRIQGADVCGVIVAVGAGVNRNRIGQRVLIEPCLRFAKGKRLESPWYFGSECDGGFAEYTVVADQHAHAIDSEYSNEELASFPCSYSTAENMLTRARVTAKDTVLLTGASGGVGSAAIQLAKARGAKVIAVTSPSKNEQLLALGADQVLERNIDLVKSLGRNSVNVVIDLVAGKQWPQLLDILMPGGRYAVSGAIGGAIVELDVRTLYLKDLSFYGCTVLEPNVFPNLVKAIEQKKIAPVIAEVFPLAKINDAQLMFEQKQHVGKIVLTVG, from the coding sequence ATGTCACCCATTTCAACATCATTGCCACCTACCATGAGTGGGATTCAGCTTTTAGGCCATGGCGGACCCGAAGTCTTAGCGCTAAACAATGACATTGCTGTACCAAGTTTTACGGACGAAGATGTGGTGATAAAAGTATTAGCCACAGGAGTGAATAATACAGACATTAATACCAGAACGGCTTGGTACTCGAAATCTGATGCTGATAGCGACGATGCCAGCTGGTCAGGTAATGCATTAACTTTTCCACGGATCCAAGGTGCGGATGTGTGTGGTGTGATAGTGGCCGTTGGGGCAGGTGTTAACCGCAATAGAATAGGCCAGCGAGTGTTAATTGAACCGTGTTTACGTTTTGCCAAAGGAAAACGTTTAGAGAGCCCTTGGTATTTTGGCTCAGAATGTGATGGAGGATTTGCAGAGTATACCGTGGTGGCCGATCAACATGCCCATGCTATAGATAGTGAGTATTCTAATGAGGAGTTGGCATCATTTCCATGTTCCTATTCAACGGCTGAAAATATGCTAACTCGAGCTAGAGTGACTGCCAAGGATACGGTATTGCTCACTGGTGCTTCTGGAGGTGTTGGCTCCGCAGCAATTCAGTTAGCAAAAGCACGTGGTGCTAAGGTGATTGCTGTAACCAGCCCAAGTAAGAATGAGCAACTTCTTGCATTGGGAGCCGATCAAGTTTTGGAGCGTAATATTGATTTAGTGAAAAGCTTAGGCCGAAACAGTGTCAATGTGGTGATTGATTTGGTGGCTGGCAAGCAATGGCCACAATTGTTAGATATCTTGATGCCAGGAGGACGCTATGCGGTATCCGGTGCTATTGGCGGTGCTATCGTTGAGCTTGATGTAAGAACCTTATACTTAAAAGATTTAAGTTTTTATGGTTGCACAGTGCTTGAACCAAACGTGTTTCCAAATTTAGTTAAGGCTATTGAGCAGAAAAAGATAGCCCCTGTGATTGCAGAGGTTTTTCCTTTAGCTAAGATTAACGATGCTCAGCTGATGTTTGAGCAAAAACAACATGTTGGGAAAATTGTACTCACTGTTGGCTAA
- a CDS encoding TetR/AcrR family transcriptional regulator, translating into MLKQQIAASLEDVFSQFGFAEPSVSQLQKACDVSLRTLYKHFPSKEEMIVAALDYRHQRYLSFLEQDTTSLSATESVLCIFDRLQQWMEQYAPNGCMSMNAIAAFPENEAIKDAVDKHKQQVKHYLGNVCQRPDLATQLFILHEGVSSVWPLLGADAFISTKITITTLLEH; encoded by the coding sequence GTGCTTAAACAACAAATTGCAGCAAGTCTTGAAGATGTGTTTAGCCAGTTTGGTTTTGCTGAACCGAGTGTTTCTCAGTTACAAAAAGCGTGTGATGTGAGTTTGAGAACCTTGTATAAACATTTTCCTTCTAAAGAAGAAATGATTGTCGCTGCGTTAGATTATCGTCACCAACGATACTTATCTTTTTTGGAACAAGATACAACATCACTTTCTGCGACAGAATCTGTGCTGTGTATTTTTGATCGCTTGCAGCAGTGGATGGAGCAATATGCGCCTAACGGATGTATGTCGATGAATGCCATTGCTGCTTTTCCTGAAAATGAAGCGATCAAAGACGCGGTAGATAAGCATAAACAACAAGTTAAGCATTACTTAGGTAATGTTTGTCAACGACCTGATCTGGCTACGCAATTATTCATCTTGCACGAGGGCGTATCAAGTGTATGGCCTTTATTAGGTGCTGATGCGTTTATCTCAACCAAAATCACAATAACCACGTTACTGGAGCACTAA
- the pgsA gene encoding CDP-diacylglycerol--glycerol-3-phosphate 3-phosphatidyltransferase: MPFNLPIALTLFRLLLLPVFVIVFYLPYSWAPFASAFIFWLAAVTDALDGYAARKLKQSTRFGAFLDPVADKIMVTTALVLLVQQNDNIYLTLAALFMIGREIVISALREWMAEIGKRGVVAVSWIGKYKTAAQMVAIVGLIWQPNEFLTNVAYGLFYIAAVLTFWSMMSYISAAWKDLTAE; this comes from the coding sequence ATGCCTTTTAATTTACCTATAGCGCTAACACTTTTTCGGTTATTACTTTTACCGGTATTTGTGATTGTTTTTTATCTTCCCTATTCTTGGGCACCGTTTGCTTCTGCATTTATCTTTTGGCTGGCAGCAGTCACAGATGCATTAGATGGCTATGCAGCAAGAAAGTTAAAGCAATCGACGCGTTTTGGGGCGTTTCTTGATCCGGTTGCGGATAAAATAATGGTAACAACAGCGCTTGTGTTACTGGTTCAGCAAAATGACAATATTTATCTTACATTGGCTGCATTATTCATGATTGGCCGTGAAATTGTTATTTCCGCATTACGTGAGTGGATGGCTGAAATCGGCAAACGGGGTGTTGTGGCGGTTTCTTGGATTGGTAAATATAAAACAGCAGCTCAAATGGTCGCGATTGTTGGCTTAATTTGGCAGCCTAATGAATTCTTGACCAATGTGGCTTATGGATTATTCTATATTGCTGCAGTGCTGACTTTCTGGTCTATGATGAGTTATATTTCAGCAGCTTGGAAAGACTTAACGGCAGAGTAG